Below is a genomic region from Delftia tsuruhatensis.
CACGATCACGAGGGTCAGGCCGGCCGGGCCCAGGTTCTTCTGCGCGCCACCGAAGGCCAGACCCACGCGGCTCCAGTCCACCGGGCGCGAGGCCACATGCGAGGAAAAATCGATGACCAGGGGCGCGTCGCAGCCCAGTGCCTTGAGGTCGGGCAGTTCCTGGAACTCGATGCCGTGGATGGTTTCGTTGCTGCAGATGTGGACGTAGCTGGCGCCTCGGCTCAGCTGCCAGGTCTCGGGCGCGGGCAGGGTGGTGAACCTGCTGTCTTCGCCGCTGGCGGCAATATGCGCTTCGGCCACGTACTTGCGCGCTTCCTTGGCCGATTTCTGGCTCCAGCTGCCGGTCAGCACGAAGTCCACGGTGCCGGCGCGCGACAGGTTCAGCGGCACGATGGCGTTTTCGGCCAGGCCGCCGCCCTGCATGAACAGGATCTTGAACTCGGGCGGCACGGCCAGCAGCTCGCGCAGGTCGGCTTCCGCCTGTTCGTAGATGGAGATGAACTCCTTGCCGCGATGGCTCATCTCCATCACGCTCATGCCGGATCCGTGCCAGTCGAGCATTTCGGCGGCAGCCTGCTGCAGCACTTCGGCGGGAATGGCGGCGGGGCCGGCGGAGAAGTTGTATGGGCGGTTCATGGAGTTCACTGTCAAGTCACGCGCAGATGCCGTGTCGAACGGTGCCTGCGACTGTCAAAAATCTGGACCACCGCCTCGGCGGTTCCCCTGCGGGAGACTGCCGAAACGGTGGCGGCGGCATCAGGCAGGCTCGCCCGTGCCTTCGGCGGCTGCGCCGCCGTCCGGTGCTTCCTCGCCCGTGGATTCGCCCTCGGCTTCGTTGGCATCGTTTTCGACGATGCGCTGCAGGCCCCCGAGCTTGGCGCCTTCGTCCAGCGAGATCAGCGTCACGCCCTGCGTGGCACGGCCCAGTTCACGAATTTCCGAGACCCGGGTGCGCACCAGCACGCCAGTGTCGGTGATCAGCATGATTTCGTCATCGGCATGGACCAGGGTGGCGGCAACGACCTTGCCGTTGCGCTCCGATTGCTGGATGGCGATCATGCCCTTGGTGCCACGGCCGTGGCGGGTGTACTCGACGATGGAGGTGCGCTTGCCGTAGCCGTTTTCGGTGGCTGTGAGCACGCTTTGCGATTCGTCCTCGGCGACCAGCATGGCGATCACGCTCTGTCCGTCCTCCAGGGTCATGCCCTTGACCCCGCGGGCGTTGCGACCCATGGGGCGTACATCGTTCTCGTCGAAGCGCACAGCCTTGCCGCCATCGCTGAACAGCATCACGTCATGCTTGCCATCGGTCAGCGCCGCGCCGATCAGGAAGTCGCCCTCATCCAGGCCCACGGCGATGATGCCGGCCTTGCGCGGGTTGGAGAACTCGTCCAGCGCCGTCTTCTTCACGGTGCCCATGCTGGTGGACATGAACACATAGTGGTCTTCCGGGAAGCTGCGGTATTCGCCGGTCAGGGGCAGCACCACGTTGATCTTCTCGCCGTCCTGCAGCGGGAACATGTTGACGATGGGTCGGCCGCGCGATCCGCGCGATCCCGCCGGCACCTCCCATACCTTGAGCCAGTAGAGGCGGCCCCGGTTGGAGAAGCACAGCAGGTAGTCATGCGTGTTGGCGATGAACAGCTGGTCGATCCAGTCGTCTTCCTTGGTCGCCGTGGCCTGCTTGCCGCGCCCGCCGCGCTTTTGCGAACGGTACTCGGACAGCGGCTGGCTCTTGATGTAGCCCGTGTGGCTGAGCGTGACCACCATGTCGGTGGGCGTGATCAGGTCCTCGGTGGACAGGTCCTGGGCGCTGTACTCGACCGTGCTGCGGCGTGCGCCCATCTTGTTCTGGCCGAACTCGGCCTTGATCTGCTTGAGCTCGTCGCCAATGATGACCGACACGCGCTCGGGCTTGGCCAGGATGTCCAGCAGGTCCTCGATGACGGACATGACGTCCTTGTATTCGGCGACTATCTTGTCCTGCTCCAGACCCGTCAGGCGCTGCAGGCGCATCTGCAGGATTTCCTGGGCCTGCGTCTCGGACAGGCGGTACAGGCCATCGGCCTGCATGCCGAACTCGCGCTCCAGCCCTTCGGGACGGTAGTCGTCGGCATTGACCACGCCGCCGTCGGTGCGGGTGCGGGTCAGCATCTCGCGCACCAGCTTGCTGTCCCAGTTGCGGGCCATCAGCTCGGCCTTGGCGACCGGCGGTGTCGGTGCATTGCGGATGATGGCGATGAAGTCGTCGATGTTGGCCAGGGCGACTGCCAGGCCTTCCAGCACATGGCCGCGCTCGCGCGCCTTGCGCAGCTCGAACACCGTGCGGCGTGTCACCACTTCGCGGCGGTGCTGCAGGAAGACCTCGACCAGGTCCTTGAGATTGCACAGCTTGGGCTGGCCATCGACCAGCGCCACCATGTTCATGCCGAAGGTGTCTTGCAGCTGGGTCAGCTTGTAGAGGTTGTTGAGAACGACCTCGGGCACCTCGCCGCGCTTGAGCTCGATCACCAGGCGCATGCCGGACTTGTCCGACTCGTCCTGGATGTGGCTGATGCCCTCGATCTTCTTTTCGTGTACCAGCTCGGCCATGCGCTCCTGCAGCGTCTTCTTGTTGACCTGGTAGGGCAGCTCATCGACGATGATGGCCTGGCGCTGGCCGCGGTCGATGTCCTCGAAATGGCACTTGGCTCGCATGACCACGCGCCCGCGCCCTGTGCGATAGCCTTCCTTGACGCCGTTGATGCCGTAGATGATGCCGGCCGTCGGGAAGTCCGGGGCAGGAATGATTTCCATCAGCTCATCGATGCTGGCCTGGGGTGTCTGCAGCAGGTGCAGGCAGGCATCGACCACCTCGTTGAGGTTGTGCGGCGGAATGTTGGTGGCCATGCCCACCGCGATGCCCGAGGAGCCATTGACCAGCAGGTTGGGCAGCCGCGAAGGCAGCACCAGCGGTTCGCGCTCGCTGCCGTCGTAGTTAGGGCCGAAATCCACCGTTTCCTTGTCGATGTCGCCCAGCATCTCGTGGGCGATCTTGGACAGGCGGATTTCGGTGTAGCGCATCGCCGCGGCGCTGTCACCGTCCACCGAGCCGAAGTTGCCCTGCCCATCGACCAGCATGTGGCGCAGCGAGAAGTCCTGCGCCATGCGCACGATGGTGTCGTACACCGCGCTGTCGCCGTGCGGGTGGTACTTGCCGATCACATCGCCGACGATACGCGCCGACTTCTTGTAGGGGCGGTTCCAGTCGTTGTTCAGCTCGTGCATGGCGTACAGCACGCGCCGATGCACGGGCTTGAGGCCATCTCGCGCATCGGGCAGGGCCCGGCCCACGATCACGCTCATCGCGTAATCGAGATAGCTGCGACGCATCTCCTCTTCGAGGCTGATGGGCAGGGTTTCTTTAGCAAACTGGGTCATGTGTGGCGATACTCAGACGGCGGGAAAAGGCCCATTTTAGGTCGAATGACGTGTAGCAGCCGAGCAACATAACCCTGGAATTCCGCCGCTGTCCTACTTGTTGGCACCCCCTTGGAGGTCCTTCCGCATGTGACGTATGGCACAATCAATTCAACGTTTTTGGTGATGGTCACTGATGACGTCCACAGATTCGCAGCCCAGCTGCGGCTTTTTCCCCAAGAGGAGAACCATGAAGAAACTGAACAAAGTGGCGATGTTGTTTGCCTCTGCTGCCCTCGCAACGGCCGCTGGTGCACAAGTGAAGGCTGCTGACGGTGGCAAGACCATCGACAACTGGCAGAACGGCACCAGCGAACTGGTGTGGAAGAACGGCACGAACGAACTGTGCTGGCGCGATGCCAACTGGACGCCCGCCACTGCAGCCGCTGACTGCGACGGCGCCCTGAAGCCTGCAGCCGCCGCTGTGGCACCTGCCGCAACGCCCGCTCCGGCTGCTCCGGCACCCGCACCCGCACCCGCACCGGCTGTGGCTTCCAAGGTGACCTACTCCGCCGACGCTTTCTTCGACTTCGACAAGTCGGTTCTGAAGCCCGAAGGCAAGGCCAAGCTGGACGACCTGGCCTCCAAGGTCAAGGGCATCAACCTGGAAGTGGTGATCGCCGTGGGTCACACCGACTCCGTCGGCTCCGACGCCTACAACCAGAAGCTGTCGGTTCGCCGCGCTGAGGCCGTGAAGGCTTACCTGGTGTCCAAGGGCATCGAAAAGAACCGCGTCTACACCGAAGGCAAGGGCGAAAAGCAGCCTATCGCCGACAACAAGACCAAGGAAGGCCGCGCGAAGAACCGCCGCGTGGAAATCGAAGTGGTCGGCACCCGCGCCGCCCAGTAATCTTTCGATTGCATCCCGAAAGAGCCCCGGTGACGGGGCTTTTTTTATGGCCGGATGGCCTCTGCAATCGCCGACAATCGAGCCATGAGCAACGCAATCAACCTCAACGCCGACCCGGCGGAGTTGGAAAAATTCTCCAGCCTGGCCCATCGCTGGTGGGATCCGGAAAGTGAGTTCAAACCCCTGCATCAGATCAATCCGCTGCGCCTGGAGTGGATCGATGGCCTGGCGGCGCTGAAGGGGCGAAGGGTACTGGATGTGGGCTGCGGTGGCGGCATCCTGGCCGATTCCATGGCCCGCAAGGGGGCGGGGGAGGTGGTCGGCATCGATCTGGCTACCAAGGCGTTGCGGGTGGCCCAACTGCATGCGCTGGAGACCGGAACGCCCAACATCCATTACCACGAAGTCAGCGTGGAGCGCCTGGCACAGGAGCAGCCGGCTTCCTTCGATGTGGTGACCTGCATGGAAATGCTGGAGCATGTTCCCGACCCCGGCTCCGTGGTGGCGGCCTGCGCCGAGCTGGTCAAACCCGGTGGCTGGGTTTTCTTTTCCACCATCAACCGCAGCGTCAAGGCCTTCGGGCTTGCGATTGTCGCGGCCGAGTACCTGCTGGGAATGATTCCCAAGGGTACGCACGAGTACGCCAAGCTCATCCAGCCCAGCGAACTGGCCATGTTTGCCCGCCAGGCCGGCCTCGATCTGCAGGCCAGCAAGGGCCTGCAGCACAACCCCATCACCGGGCGCTACTGGCTCAGTGCCGACACCGCCGTGAACTACATGCTGGCCACGCGGCGGGCCGGGGAGTGAGCGCGATGTGGCAGAACGTTCAAGCCGTGCTGTTCGACCTGGATGGCACGCTGATCGACAGCGCGCCGGACCTGGGAGCGGCTGCCGACAAGATGCGCATCGACCGAGGTCTGCAATCGCTGCCTTACGAGCGGTATCGTCCCATGGCGGGCGCGGGGGGGCGCGGGGAATGCTGGGGTGGGGTTCGGGCTCACCCCGGAGTCCCCGAGTTTCCCGCCATGCGCGAGGAGTTCTTTCGCAACTACGAGCAGTGCATGACCAAGCGCACCTACGCCTTCGATGGCGTGGCGGAACTCATCGACCGCCTGTGTGCCGTGGCCATGCCGTGGGGAGTGGTCACGAACAAGTCCATGCGCTTCACCGATCCGCTGACGCAGCAGATGCCGCTGTTCGCCAGTGCCGCAGCCATCATCAGCGGAGACACCACGCCACATCCCAAACCCCATCCCGCACCGCTGCTGGAGGCAGCCACCCGCATCGGATTGCCACCACAGTGCTGCATCTATGTGGGGGATGATGAGCGCGACATCATCGCAGGCAAGGCCGCCGGCATGAGGACCGTGGCAGCCTGCTATGGCTACCTTGGCTCCGCCAGCGACACGCACCTCTGGCAGGCCGATGCGCAAATCAATTCTCCCCTGGAGCTCTTGAAACTGCTCGAAAGGAGCTAAAATACCGTCCATGGGGCTGTCCTGGTTTCGACGTGGGTTCGGGACCGGCGCGGTGCATGTCGAGCTTGAGTGACGCTCGTAAATCTCCATTCAA
It encodes:
- the serC gene encoding 3-phosphoserine/phosphohydroxythreonine transaminase — translated: MNRPYNFSAGPAAIPAEVLQQAAAEMLDWHGSGMSVMEMSHRGKEFISIYEQAEADLRELLAVPPEFKILFMQGGGLAENAIVPLNLSRAGTVDFVLTGSWSQKSAKEARKYVAEAHIAASGEDSRFTTLPAPETWQLSRGASYVHICSNETIHGIEFQELPDLKALGCDAPLVIDFSSHVASRPVDWSRVGLAFGGAQKNLGPAGLTLVIVREDLLGHALPACPSAFDYKTVADNQSMFNTPPTWGIYIAGLTFQWIKRQTEGALSGVAALQARNIAKADLFYRYVDQSSFYVNKVAANCRSRMNIPFFLRDESRNDAFLAGARERGLLQLKGHKSVGGMRASIYNAMPIAGVQALVDYMRDFEQRNA
- the gyrA gene encoding DNA gyrase subunit A; its protein translation is MTQFAKETLPISLEEEMRRSYLDYAMSVIVGRALPDARDGLKPVHRRVLYAMHELNNDWNRPYKKSARIVGDVIGKYHPHGDSAVYDTIVRMAQDFSLRHMLVDGQGNFGSVDGDSAAAMRYTEIRLSKIAHEMLGDIDKETVDFGPNYDGSEREPLVLPSRLPNLLVNGSSGIAVGMATNIPPHNLNEVVDACLHLLQTPQASIDELMEIIPAPDFPTAGIIYGINGVKEGYRTGRGRVVMRAKCHFEDIDRGQRQAIIVDELPYQVNKKTLQERMAELVHEKKIEGISHIQDESDKSGMRLVIELKRGEVPEVVLNNLYKLTQLQDTFGMNMVALVDGQPKLCNLKDLVEVFLQHRREVVTRRTVFELRKARERGHVLEGLAVALANIDDFIAIIRNAPTPPVAKAELMARNWDSKLVREMLTRTRTDGGVVNADDYRPEGLEREFGMQADGLYRLSETQAQEILQMRLQRLTGLEQDKIVAEYKDVMSVIEDLLDILAKPERVSVIIGDELKQIKAEFGQNKMGARRSTVEYSAQDLSTEDLITPTDMVVTLSHTGYIKSQPLSEYRSQKRGGRGKQATATKEDDWIDQLFIANTHDYLLCFSNRGRLYWLKVWEVPAGSRGSRGRPIVNMFPLQDGEKINVVLPLTGEYRSFPEDHYVFMSTSMGTVKKTALDEFSNPRKAGIIAVGLDEGDFLIGAALTDGKHDVMLFSDGGKAVRFDENDVRPMGRNARGVKGMTLEDGQSVIAMLVAEDESQSVLTATENGYGKRTSIVEYTRHGRGTKGMIAIQQSERNGKVVAATLVHADDEIMLITDTGVLVRTRVSEIRELGRATQGVTLISLDEGAKLGGLQRIVENDANEAEGESTGEEAPDGGAAAEGTGEPA
- the ompA gene encoding outer membrane protein OmpA; this encodes MKKLNKVAMLFASAALATAAGAQVKAADGGKTIDNWQNGTSELVWKNGTNELCWRDANWTPATAAADCDGALKPAAAAVAPAATPAPAAPAPAPAPAPAVASKVTYSADAFFDFDKSVLKPEGKAKLDDLASKVKGINLEVVIAVGHTDSVGSDAYNQKLSVRRAEAVKAYLVSKGIEKNRVYTEGKGEKQPIADNKTKEGRAKNRRVEIEVVGTRAAQ
- the ubiG gene encoding bifunctional 2-polyprenyl-6-hydroxyphenol methylase/3-demethylubiquinol 3-O-methyltransferase UbiG, which gives rise to MSNAINLNADPAELEKFSSLAHRWWDPESEFKPLHQINPLRLEWIDGLAALKGRRVLDVGCGGGILADSMARKGAGEVVGIDLATKALRVAQLHALETGTPNIHYHEVSVERLAQEQPASFDVVTCMEMLEHVPDPGSVVAACAELVKPGGWVFFSTINRSVKAFGLAIVAAEYLLGMIPKGTHEYAKLIQPSELAMFARQAGLDLQASKGLQHNPITGRYWLSADTAVNYMLATRRAGE
- a CDS encoding HAD family hydrolase, yielding MWQNVQAVLFDLDGTLIDSAPDLGAAADKMRIDRGLQSLPYERYRPMAGAGGRGECWGGVRAHPGVPEFPAMREEFFRNYEQCMTKRTYAFDGVAELIDRLCAVAMPWGVVTNKSMRFTDPLTQQMPLFASAAAIISGDTTPHPKPHPAPLLEAATRIGLPPQCCIYVGDDERDIIAGKAAGMRTVAACYGYLGSASDTHLWQADAQINSPLELLKLLERS